GGACGACCGGCAGACCGGTGACCCCCACCCCGGCGGCCAGGACGACGACCCCGGGGCCGGGACGCCAGCGCGCGCGGTGACGAGCCAGGCCGGCCTCGGTGCTGGTGCTGCGGTCGGTGCCGGGCTCGTCGGGTGCGCCCATCGGCTCAGCCACCGGTCAGCGAGAGCCACTCGGCGTAGAACAGGCCGAGGCCCAGCGCCGCCGACATGGCCGCCAGCAGCCAGAACCGGACCATGACGGTCGTCTCGGCCCAGCCGGACAGCTCGAAATGGTGGTGGAACGGGGCCATCTTGAAGATACGGGTGCCGCGGGTCCGGAAGACGGCGATCTGGATGATCACCGACAGCATCTCGATGACGAACAGGCCGGCGATGACCACCAGCAGCAGCTCGGTGCGGGTCATGATCGACAACCCGGCGATGAGACCGCCCAAAGCCAGCGAACCGGTGTCGCCCATCATGATCCGGGCCGGGTGGGCGTTCCACCACAGGAACCCGATGCAGCCGCCCAACGCCGCTGCCGCGACCACGGCCAGGTCCAGCGGGTCCCGGACCTCGTAACAGCCGGCCGCGGCCGCGTCGCTCAACGGCTGCCAGCAGGCGTTGCGGAACTGGAAGAACCCGATCGCCACGTAGGTGAAGAGCACCATCACCGACGACCCGGCGGCCAGGCCGTCCAGCCCGTCGGTGAAGTTGACCGCATTGGACCAGGCCGACACCAGCAACCAGGCCAGGGCCACGAACCCCACGGTGCCGACCGACAGCAGCGCGATGTCCCGCGTGTAGGAGATGTAGACCGACGCCGGCGCGAAGCCGGACGAGCTGCGGAACTGCAGGGCCAGCACCCCGAACGACAGGGCGATGAACGTCTGGCCGAGGAACTTCATCCGCTTGTTCAGACCCAGGTTGCGCTGCTTGCGGATCTTGATGAAGTCGTCGAGGAAGCCGACCAGACCCATCCCGGTCGTCAGGTAAAGCAGCAGCCAGGCCGAGGCCGTGGGGCCACCTTCGCCGGTGATCATCTGCACGATCACCGCGGCCAGGTAGCCGGCCCACATCGCGACGATGATCGCGGTACCACCCATCGTGGGGGTGCCGCGCTTCTTCTTGTGGTGCTGCGGGCCGTCCTCGCGGATCTCCTGGCCGAACCCCTGCCGGGAGAACACCTTGATGAGGTACGGGGTCAGCATGATCGACACCGCGAGGGCGACGATCGCGGCGATGAGGATGGACTTCACGCCCCGGCCTCCCCGGTGCGGTCAGCAGTTCCGATGCGGTCGATCAACGCCGTTGCCACCCGTTCCAGACCGACGGACCGCGATGCCTTGACCAGCACCACGTCACCGTCGGCGAGTTCCTCGATCAGGACGGCGACCGCTTCGTCGACGTCGGACACGGGCAGCGACTCGCCACCCCACGAACCTTCCAGATGCGCTCCGAGATGCAGCGCGCGGGCCAGTGAGCTGCGACCCGCTCCCTCGGCGCCGACCACGATCAGCTGGTCGATGCCCAGGCGGACCACCAGCCGGCCGACCTCGTCGTGCGCCTCGATGGCACTGTCCCCGAGCTCGGCCATCTCCCCGAGCACCGCCCAGGCCCGCCCCGGACGGGACCGCTTCATCTTCGCCAGGGAGCGCAGCGCGGCCTTCGTCGAATGCGGGTTGGCGTTGTAGGCGTCATTGACGAGCAGCACGCCACCGGCCAGTTCGGTGACGTCCATCCGCCACTTGGATGCGGGACCGGCGGCGCTGAGCGCGTCGGCCACCTGCTCCACCGGCATCCCGACCGCGCGACCGACCGCGGCCGCGCTCAGGGCGTTGCCGATCTGGTGCGCGCCCACCACGGACAACCGGACCGGGGCCGAGCCCTCCGGGGTGACCAGGGTGAAGACGGCGCGGTCGGCGTCGTCGGCGGTGACGTCCTCCGCCCGGACCGTCGCGGCCGGGTCCTGACCGACGAGCACGACCTCGGCGTCCGTGCGGTCGGCCATCGCGGCCACCCGCTCGTCGTCGGCATTGAGGATGGCGACTCCGCCCCGGCCGGGCAGGACGGATCCCGACGGCAGGGCCTGCACCAGCTCGGACTTGGCCTCGGCAATGCCCTCGACCGACCCGAACTCACCCAGGTGGGCCGACCCGACGTTCAGCACGGCGCCGATGCGGGGCGGGGCGATCCGGGCCAGTTCGGCGATGTGGCCCTTGCCGCGGGCCGACAGTTCCAGCACCAGGTACCGGGTCTGCGGGGTGGCCCGCAACGCGGTGTACGGATGGCCGAGCTCGTTGTTGAACGACTCCGGCGGGGCGACGACCGGATCACCGGAGGCCGACAGCACGGCCGCGATGAGGTCCTTGGTCGACGTCTTGCCGGACGAGCCGGTCACCCCGACCACCTGCAGATCGTGTCCGACGACGAGCGCCTTCACCGATGCCTGGGCCAGTCGGGCCAACGCGGCGAGCACCCCGGCGTTCGGATCCCCGCCGTCGCCGTCCGGGACCCGGAGCAGCGGCAGACCGGCATCGGCCGGCAGGTCGCGCGAGCCCAGCACCGCGACCGCACCCGCGCCCCGCGCGGCGGCGGCGAAGTCGTGGCCGTCGGCGTGGTCGCCGACCAGGGCGACGAACAGGGCGCCCGGCTGCACGCGCCGGGTGTCGAACTCCGCGGACGTCACCAGCAGTTCGCCGGGGGCGTCGGCGGGCAGGGCCGCGCCGGTCGCCTCGGCGACCTGGGCGAGGGTCATCTCGATCACGCCGGGCCGCCCGTCCCGCCGGCGTCCGCCGGCGTCACCCGTGCGTCCAGCGCCTGGAGCGCCTGCTCCAGCTCCTGCCGATCGGAGAACGGCAACAGCTCGTCACCCACCTTTTGTCCCGTCTCGTGTCCCTTGCCGGCGATGACGATCGCGTCACCCGGCCCGGCCGCGGCCACGGCCGCGCGGATGGCCTCCCGCCGGTCGCCGATCTCCCGGAGTTCGACCGCCCGGTCCCCGACCCCCTCGGCCACCACGGCCCGGGCCCCGGCCAGCACGGCCGCGCGGATCCCGCCCGGGTCCTCGGACCGCGGGTTGTCGTCGGTGACGATCACCAGGTCCGCCCGGCGGGCCGCTTCGGCGCCCATCATCGGCCGCTTGCCGTGGTCGCGGTCGCCGCCGGCGCCGATGACCAGGATCAGCCGGCCGACCAGCCCGTGGCGGACGGCGTCGAGCACGGCGGCCAGCGCGCCCGGCTTGTGCGCGTAATCGACGACGGCCAGAAAATCCTGACCGGCCAGGACGCGCTCCATCCGACCGGGGACCACCACGTCGTCGAGCGCGGCGGCCGCCTCGTGCGGATCGCGGCCGAGCGCGTTCACGCAGGCCACAGCCAGCCCGGCGTTCGCGACGTTGAACGGCCCGGGCAGTGCCAGGTTGAACCCGATCGCGGCATCGTCCGGGCCGAGCAGGGACACCTGCTGGCGCCCGGCCGGCAACGGCACCGCGCCACACACCCGCCAGTCCGCCGGTCGACCCGGATGCGTGGAGACCGTCACCGCCTCGGGATGATCGGCCGCGAGCCGCTGACCCCACTCGTCGTCGACCATCACGACCGGACGACGGGCCCGACCGTCGAACAGCTGCGCCTTGGCCTGGAAGTAGTCCTCCATGTCGCGGTGGAAATCCAGGTGATCCTGCGACAGGTTGGTGAACGCCCCCACCTCGAAGTGGGTCCCGTCGACCCGGCCCAGGGACAACGCGTGCGAGGAGACCTCCATCGCCACCGCGTCGACGCCCTGCTCGACCATGACCGCGAACAGCGCCTGCAGGTCGGGGGCCTCGGGGGTGGTCAGGCTGCTGGGCAGCACGGTGACGCCGCCGTCGGGATCGCCCCAGCGGGTCTGCACGGTGCCGATCAGTCCGGTGCGGGACCCGTCGGCGGCCAACGCCCGCTCGAGCAGGTACCCGGTGGTCGTCTTGCCCGCGGTGCCGGTCACCCCGACGACCTGCAGGCGCCGGCTGGGGTCGCCGTAGACCTGCGCGGCGACCGCGCCGAGCACGCGGCGCGGCTCGTCCACGATCAGCCGGGGCAGGTCCGCGGTCACCGGGTCGGTGTCCAGCCGGGCCGCCCCGGCCGGGTCGGTCAGCACCGCCACGGCCCCGGCGTTCACCGCGGCGGCGGCGAACTCGGCCCCGTGCACCCGGGTACCGGGCAGGGCCGCGAACAGGTCGCCCGGCCGGGCCTCCTGGGCCCGATGGGTGATCCCCGTGATGAGGAGGTCGTCGAGACCGGCCCCGGACGAGGGACCGCCGGTCGGGGCGCAAGCACCGGCGGAACTCGCGTTCCGAACGCCGGCGGCGGTGGCCGGTCGCCCGGTCGGGCGAGTGCCGGCCGTCCGGGCGAGGTCGACGAGCCTGGCCCCGACCGGTCGCTGCGGGCGCAACGAGGTCGGAGCGACAGGGGAAGTCACGGCGCGCACGTTACCCGCTACGGCAGATACAGGTCGTAGACCGGAGCCGGCGTCGCCGACGGCGGCACGTCCCCGGCCCGCAGCACGTACGAGGCCACGTCATGGAACAGCGGAGCGCAGCTTGTCGTCCCGACGGACGA
This genomic stretch from Nakamurella flava harbors:
- the mraY gene encoding phospho-N-acetylmuramoyl-pentapeptide-transferase; amino-acid sequence: MKSILIAAIVALAVSIMLTPYLIKVFSRQGFGQEIREDGPQHHKKKRGTPTMGGTAIIVAMWAGYLAAVIVQMITGEGGPTASAWLLLYLTTGMGLVGFLDDFIKIRKQRNLGLNKRMKFLGQTFIALSFGVLALQFRSSSGFAPASVYISYTRDIALLSVGTVGFVALAWLLVSAWSNAVNFTDGLDGLAAGSSVMVLFTYVAIGFFQFRNACWQPLSDAAAAGCYEVRDPLDLAVVAAAALGGCIGFLWWNAHPARIMMGDTGSLALGGLIAGLSIMTRTELLLVVIAGLFVIEMLSVIIQIAVFRTRGTRIFKMAPFHHHFELSGWAETTVMVRFWLLAAMSAALGLGLFYAEWLSLTGG
- a CDS encoding UDP-N-acetylmuramoyl-tripeptide--D-alanyl-D-alanine ligase; translation: MIEMTLAQVAEATGAALPADAPGELLVTSAEFDTRRVQPGALFVALVGDHADGHDFAAAARGAGAVAVLGSRDLPADAGLPLLRVPDGDGGDPNAGVLAALARLAQASVKALVVGHDLQVVGVTGSSGKTSTKDLIAAVLSASGDPVVAPPESFNNELGHPYTALRATPQTRYLVLELSARGKGHIAELARIAPPRIGAVLNVGSAHLGEFGSVEGIAEAKSELVQALPSGSVLPGRGGVAILNADDERVAAMADRTDAEVVLVGQDPAATVRAEDVTADDADRAVFTLVTPEGSAPVRLSVVGAHQIGNALSAAAVGRAVGMPVEQVADALSAAGPASKWRMDVTELAGGVLLVNDAYNANPHSTKAALRSLAKMKRSRPGRAWAVLGEMAELGDSAIEAHDEVGRLVVRLGIDQLIVVGAEGAGRSSLARALHLGAHLEGSWGGESLPVSDVDEAVAVLIEELADGDVVLVKASRSVGLERVATALIDRIGTADRTGEAGA
- a CDS encoding UDP-N-acetylmuramoyl-L-alanyl-D-glutamate--2,6-diaminopimelate ligase codes for the protein MTSPVAPTSLRPQRPVGARLVDLARTAGTRPTGRPATAAGVRNASSAGACAPTGGPSSGAGLDDLLITGITHRAQEARPGDLFAALPGTRVHGAEFAAAAVNAGAVAVLTDPAGAARLDTDPVTADLPRLIVDEPRRVLGAVAAQVYGDPSRRLQVVGVTGTAGKTTTGYLLERALAADGSRTGLIGTVQTRWGDPDGGVTVLPSSLTTPEAPDLQALFAVMVEQGVDAVAMEVSSHALSLGRVDGTHFEVGAFTNLSQDHLDFHRDMEDYFQAKAQLFDGRARRPVVMVDDEWGQRLAADHPEAVTVSTHPGRPADWRVCGAVPLPAGRQQVSLLGPDDAAIGFNLALPGPFNVANAGLAVACVNALGRDPHEAAAALDDVVVPGRMERVLAGQDFLAVVDYAHKPGALAAVLDAVRHGLVGRLILVIGAGGDRDHGKRPMMGAEAARRADLVIVTDDNPRSEDPGGIRAAVLAGARAVVAEGVGDRAVELREIGDRREAIRAAVAAAGPGDAIVIAGKGHETGQKVGDELLPFSDRQELEQALQALDARVTPADAGGTGGPA